Proteins encoded within one genomic window of Tidjanibacter massiliensis:
- a CDS encoding putative LPS assembly protein LptD: MVKRALKYAAALLAASLAIQMVFGAGLRSGSHAPRFGILGTLRDSLPDSIPSPAALPPQGDASSPVPPAGQDTETERDSVRPTAPQTLRQLGTVRQQPLPENYTALDSMVLFPDYIPPEERGPQDTARHDSVRVNNFLDDVISGKNKDSLVYRPKEKLVYIYNSGDVTYGNMNMQADFMRVELDTKQMYATGVSDTLGNRTRPVFVEGGSTFTMDTILYNFKSGKAKIKGVATQEGEGFLLGDDVKKMPDNSINISSGKYTTCDQTDHPHFYLGLTKAKVIPQKKVIIGPAYLVMEDVPLPIAVPEGFFPLTQGRSSGIIIPSYGEETTRGFFLRDGGYYWAASEHMDLTLLGSIYTYGSWELSAESRYVQRYKYSGRISGRYAKTVIGEPGDANYVNSPSFQLQWTHQQDPKFNPGSTFSASVNFATSGFRQYASTSLNDYVSTTTESSISYGKSWAGTPFSLQISMRASVNSRDSTIQLTLPSATFNMSKVFPFRRKNAVGKQRWYEKISVSYTGSLTNSVKAKEDELLSPDIFDKMVNGIQHKIPVSTSFNLFNYINVSPSFNYNAVWLFREVTQAYDPDAENHLRRDTTYGFHHLNDYNFNVSANTKVYGTYDFTRYEKFPLKMLRHTITPTIGFRYTPNFGSPTYGYWEPYQTSEDGKIDYYSPYSGNAYSVPSRSSHAASLTFSVAQTLEAKVASKRDTSGMKKVKIIDNFSFSGSYNFLADSMKLSTIPLSLRMTIPGLKNFGINISATLDPYDIGIGANGQLTRINKLMIANGKGLGRITNASTSIGYTFNSGQSNQTGQPAINNSINTQADLLNPFYFDPDNPIDPLLRRQMMSATYYDFSIPWNLTFNYSISYSNQLARKNIVQTLSYSGSVNLTPKWGITLTGGFDFETGKLTTGVFTLTRDLHCWQMSFSWVPTGARKSWQFNISVKAAALQDLKYDKHSSYLDNIDWGE, from the coding sequence CCGCGCTGCTGGCCGCGTCGCTGGCAATACAGATGGTGTTCGGTGCAGGACTGCGCAGCGGTTCGCATGCGCCGCGTTTCGGCATCCTCGGAACCCTCCGCGATTCGCTTCCCGACTCCATCCCCTCCCCCGCAGCGCTTCCGCCGCAGGGCGATGCCTCCTCTCCGGTGCCGCCGGCAGGGCAGGATACCGAAACGGAGAGGGATTCGGTACGGCCGACTGCACCGCAAACTCTCCGCCAGCTCGGGACGGTACGCCAACAGCCGTTGCCGGAGAACTACACCGCCCTCGACTCCATGGTCCTCTTCCCGGACTACATCCCGCCCGAAGAGCGCGGACCGCAGGACACGGCCCGGCACGACTCGGTACGGGTCAACAATTTTCTCGACGACGTGATAAGCGGCAAGAACAAGGACTCGCTCGTGTACCGTCCGAAAGAGAAACTCGTTTACATCTATAACAGCGGCGACGTGACTTACGGCAACATGAACATGCAGGCCGATTTCATGCGCGTAGAACTGGATACCAAACAGATGTATGCCACCGGCGTCAGCGACACCCTCGGCAACAGGACACGGCCCGTATTCGTGGAGGGTGGCTCCACGTTTACGATGGACACCATCCTCTACAACTTCAAATCGGGCAAGGCGAAAATCAAGGGCGTGGCAACGCAGGAGGGCGAAGGCTTTCTGCTGGGCGACGACGTGAAGAAGATGCCGGACAACTCCATCAACATCAGCTCCGGCAAATATACGACCTGCGACCAGACCGACCATCCGCACTTCTACCTCGGTCTCACCAAGGCGAAGGTCATCCCGCAGAAGAAAGTCATCATCGGTCCGGCCTACCTCGTCATGGAGGACGTACCGCTGCCCATTGCCGTTCCCGAAGGCTTTTTCCCCCTCACGCAGGGGCGCAGTTCCGGTATCATCATCCCGAGCTACGGCGAGGAGACCACCCGCGGATTCTTCCTGCGCGACGGCGGTTACTATTGGGCAGCGAGTGAACACATGGACCTGACGCTGCTGGGCAGCATCTACACTTACGGTTCGTGGGAGCTCTCCGCCGAGAGCCGATACGTACAGCGATACAAATACAGCGGCCGGATATCCGGCCGTTACGCCAAGACCGTCATCGGCGAACCGGGCGATGCCAACTACGTGAACTCGCCGAGTTTCCAGTTGCAGTGGACCCACCAGCAGGACCCCAAGTTCAATCCCGGCTCGACCTTTTCCGCCTCGGTGAACTTCGCCACCAGCGGCTTCCGGCAGTACGCCTCCACATCGCTGAACGACTACGTCAGCACCACCACCGAATCGTCCATCTCCTACGGCAAGAGCTGGGCGGGTACCCCCTTCTCCCTGCAAATCAGTATGCGCGCCTCGGTAAACTCCCGCGACTCCACCATACAGCTCACCCTGCCGAGCGCTACGTTCAACATGTCGAAGGTCTTTCCCTTCCGGCGAAAAAATGCCGTAGGCAAACAACGGTGGTACGAGAAGATTTCGGTCTCCTATACCGGTAGCCTCACCAACTCGGTCAAGGCGAAAGAGGACGAACTGCTTTCGCCCGACATCTTCGACAAGATGGTGAACGGCATCCAGCACAAGATTCCCGTATCGACGTCGTTCAACCTGTTCAACTACATCAACGTATCGCCGAGCTTCAACTACAATGCCGTATGGCTCTTCAGAGAGGTGACCCAAGCCTACGACCCCGACGCGGAAAATCACCTGCGCAGGGACACGACCTACGGATTCCACCATCTGAATGACTACAACTTCAACGTGTCGGCCAACACCAAGGTGTACGGGACCTACGATTTCACGCGGTACGAGAAGTTCCCGCTGAAGATGCTCCGTCACACGATAACGCCGACGATAGGCTTCCGTTATACACCGAATTTCGGCTCTCCCACATACGGTTATTGGGAACCCTACCAGACCTCCGAAGACGGCAAGATAGACTACTACTCCCCCTATTCGGGCAACGCCTACAGCGTGCCGAGCCGCAGCAGCCATGCCGCCTCCCTCACCTTCAGCGTCGCCCAGACGCTCGAAGCCAAGGTGGCGAGCAAGCGGGATACCTCCGGCATGAAGAAGGTGAAGATTATCGACAACTTCTCCTTCAGCGGCTCCTACAACTTTCTGGCCGACTCCATGAAGCTCTCCACCATCCCGCTCAGTCTGCGCATGACCATTCCGGGCCTCAAGAACTTCGGTATCAACATCTCGGCCACACTCGACCCGTACGATATCGGCATCGGTGCGAACGGACAGCTCACCCGAATCAACAAACTCATGATAGCCAACGGCAAGGGCCTCGGGCGCATCACGAACGCCTCCACCTCGATAGGCTACACGTTCAATTCCGGCCAGTCCAACCAGACGGGCCAGCCGGCCATCAACAACAGCATCAATACGCAGGCCGACCTGCTCAACCCCTTCTACTTCGACCCGGACAACCCGATAGACCCGCTGCTGAGGCGGCAGATGATGAGCGCCACCTACTACGACTTCTCCATCCCGTGGAACCTGACGTTCAATTACAGCATCAGCTACTCCAACCAGCTCGCCCGGAAGAACATCGTACAGACCTTGAGTTACAGCGGAAGCGTGAACCTGACGCCCAAATGGGGCATTACGCTCACGGGAGGCTTCGACTTCGAAACAGGCAAGCTGACCACCGGCGTCTTCACCCTCACGCGCGACCTGCACTGCTGGCAGATGAGTTTTTCGTGGGTACCGACCGGGGCACGTAAAAGCTGGCAGTTCAACATCAGCGTGAAGGCCGCCGCCCTGCAGGACCTCAAATACGACAAGCACAGCTCCTATCTCGACAACATCGACTGGGGCGAATAG